A genomic window from Pseudomonas argentinensis includes:
- a CDS encoding 7-cyano-7-deazaguanine/7-aminomethyl-7-deazaguanine transporter — MTLLPASVSRTVLAALIAFHILIIIASNYLVQLPITLFGWHTTWGAFSFPFIFLATDLTVRLIGKHAARVVIARVMVPALIASYIVSVLFHEGAFGGLAALGEFNLFVFRIALASFLAYVLGQLLDIQVFDRLRQLKQWWIAPTASTVFGNLLDTFAFFSVAFWHSDDPFMAANWVEIATVDYVIKLTISLILFVPLYGMLLGAIVRRLPQRTALN, encoded by the coding sequence ATGACCCTGCTTCCCGCCTCGGTCAGCCGCACCGTATTGGCTGCGCTGATCGCATTCCATATCCTCATCATCATCGCCAGCAACTACCTGGTGCAGCTGCCGATCACCCTGTTCGGCTGGCACACCACCTGGGGCGCCTTCAGCTTCCCGTTCATCTTCCTGGCCACCGACCTCACCGTCCGCCTGATCGGCAAGCATGCCGCACGCGTGGTGATCGCCCGGGTGATGGTGCCCGCCTTGATCGCCTCCTATATCGTCTCGGTGCTGTTCCATGAAGGCGCCTTTGGTGGCCTGGCGGCCCTCGGCGAATTCAACCTGTTCGTGTTCCGCATCGCCCTGGCCAGCTTTCTGGCCTACGTGCTCGGCCAGCTGCTCGACATCCAGGTATTCGACCGCCTGCGCCAGCTCAAACAGTGGTGGATCGCACCCACCGCTTCGACCGTCTTCGGCAACCTGCTAGATACCTTCGCCTTCTTCTCGGTGGCCTTCTGGCACAGCGACGATCCATTCATGGCGGCCAACTGGGTGGAAATCGCCACGGTCGACTATGTGATCAAGCTGACCATCAGCCTGATCCTGTTCGTGCCCCTGTACGGCATGCTGCTCGGCGCCATCGTGCGGCGCTTGCCGCAGCGCACCGCGCTGAACTGA